The genomic segment TTCGGATCGGCGAGGAGAAGCTTTCAGATAAGGCCGTACAGTCGGCGGAACAGCGTGTCGCGCGTATCGCCGACCATACCGAGGCGACGCGAGAGACGATTATCCAAGCGATCGCGGACGCCTACGCGGAGCGGTACGGCGACGGAATCGCAAGCCTAGCGGACAAGGAGATAGAACGAGCCGAAGAACTCGCTGCAGCGCGATTCGACACGGACGACTGGAACAGACAGCGGTAACGACGCCGTGGCTCCGTGTTCACGGTGGTGCGTAAAACACCCAACCTTCGGGCGGGACGGACACCTCGACCTGCCCATCACCGTCGACGCTTACATCGTCTGCGTTACCGCTGTAATCGTGTAGCGTCGTGTCGGTCCAGGAGGTGTCAACGGATCTGCTCTGCCAATCGTTACTGTTGTTGTTTAACCCGACGAGAAGATTGTTGTATCGCTCATACACCGCGAGATCAGAGTCGGTGTGTCGCCAATGCGTCTCCCCACCACAGAAGTTCTTTCGTACCCAGACCATGTTGTTTATCGCGTCGTTATCGAGAATCCAGTCCGGATGGAGATTGTACACGACGGGACAACCTTCCACTGTCAGGAGATGTGCGTGTGCGAGTTCGTACTGGTCCGGACCGTTTTGGTCGTGGTTGTCGACGAACGGCCACGCGTGCCATGGGTCCTGTGTTTTGACACCTGCACCCTGAAGGTTGCTCATATCGCCACCGCTGAAAACATCGGATATCGTATAGAATAAGGGATAGTCGAACGCGTTCATTCCGGTATCGATGTACTCCTGAACGTAGGAGACGCTACCGCTGTACACCTCAGCGACGCGTTCCATCCCGAATTCGTCGGCCCACGGGTTCGCATAGTCTCGGAAATAGCTGGGATACATGTGCTTTGCGGCATCGTACCGGTAGCCGTCCGCACCGACCGCAGCGATCTTCTGCATGTAGTCGTACAACTCGCCACGAACGTAGTTCGACTCCTGTTTCAGATCGGGAAGTCCGAGCAGTTCACCGTTTTTGACCTCCTGTGGATCGTTCCAGTCGTCGATCCCGCCACAGCAGTGGTGG from the Halocatena salina genome contains:
- a CDS encoding alpha-amylase domain-containing protein; translated protein: MADNITHQNSNGSARTDTVSRRWLLKGLGVVGTVGLTATVADSARAASGDPVAFQYFHETWNTITNNLSTVADRGYDAVWIQAPQKSGLTWTDQDGRNDPPLGYQPIDFTSFDSEFGTESELRTLIDTAHNHGIEVYVDCVMNHMAAENGYEFPRFSYSDFHHCCGGIDDWNDPQEVKNGELLGLPDLKQESNYVRGELYDYMQKIAAVGADGYRYDAAKHMYPSYFRDYANPWADEFGMERVAEVYSGSVSYVQEYIDTGMNAFDYPLFYTISDVFSGGDMSNLQGAGVKTQDPWHAWPFVDNHDQNGPDQYELAHAHLLTVEGCPVVYNLHPDWILDNDAINNMVWVRKNFCGGETHWRHTDSDLAVYERYNNLLVGLNNNSNDWQSRSVDTSWTDTTLHDYSGNADDVSVDGDGQVEVSVPPEGWVFYAPP